CATATGTTGCATTAGTGTAGTGATAAAATGAATTTTAAAGAACATTCACAAATAATAAAAGATTGTTTAAATCTTAAAAATAATCCAGTTGGAGTTAAATTATTTAAAAAAGAAGATGAAGCTAAAAAATTATTACCTAAAATATAGTTTTTCTCGAAAAGTTTATACCATATAAATTACAAATTAATATTCATGGTAAAAAATAGCAAAAAAATTGAAGGACATCTTGAATTGGATGAAATTAAAGAGGTTATGAAAGAATATAAAGA
The window above is part of the Methanobrevibacter oralis genome. Proteins encoded here:
- a CDS encoding DUF169 domain-containing protein; translated protein: MNFKEHSQIIKDCLNLKNNPVGVKLFKKEDEAKKLLPKI